AGCTTATATATGTTGCTGAATTGAGAATTTAAAACTTTCACTTATGTATCCAGGTGGTTACTTGAAATAGCCGAAGATAAAGGATAGTATTAAATTCTTATTGATAGTGCTTTATTGATGAATGGGTGTGTGAAAGATTATCTAAGTTacatgtataaaaataaaataaaatactttcATAAGATGTTAAATGAGTGTTGTCATGAaccaaatgaatatatatatatatatatatatatatttgagttaTTCAGGCCTTGTGCCTAGTAGGTTTGGGACCGGTGAAGTGTATACTAGGCTAATAGCCTAATTAGTTGATGGCGGTCGAGTTTATTCGGACTTTGGGATTAAGTAGGCTAGAACCTGTGTGTGGGGTTCAAGCCTATACCTAGTAGGTTCAGACCGATGAGTAAATTGTGTTATACCTATGTGTGTTATTACCGAAATGAAAAGTAAGTGAGTAAATGTCAATTTTGTGGATCTCTGTGATTTATTATGATCAAACTAAGAAAGTTTTGTTAGTTAAAGCACTGAAGCGTAAGTTCGGAGTAGGGGAAACTAGGTGGGATCTAGAGAACACAACGAGAGAAAGTTGCCCTATCTtattttccggtaagattttcggggacgaaaatccctaaagggggggagagttgtgacacccctaatttgaccctagtcgaaaagtggtttcgggaccacaaaaccgagccacaaaaataattaattgttatattttatgcttattatttatgaataagtatgtgtgaaaatttcatgctttaattttgtcatttggatgtgaaataaataaaaaggggcttatgtgaaaaatcttgaaaatgtcataggttaattggtggtggctaaaaattgcatggtttgaagcatgagggacttgcatgtcaaacattcctttttcttggtagtggacggcaaggatgggcatgaatgacacattttggcattttgtatgttatattttagttaaataatatcaaatagttttataataaatcaagttattatatgtcataaattataagaggaattaaataattaaaagggtgagaaaaaaacaaagttgggtcttttcttctcctccattgccgtagcctaaagggagggagaagaaagtttggttgctttgatttttggcttagaagatggctagaatgaggtatgtattgaatgattcttgaaaatctatgcatgtttgagatgattagttcaaactctacttatcccatagattaaacttagaattttgaggtttgagattcggtcaataagcttgaaactcatagtagtttgttttggtaagcttggtatacggatgatagatgtgttttggttttggtttgataatgatgttaatgatggtgattttcggtcatgcattaacttaaattgtaagtatgatttatggtataatttgtgtgatggaatggtcttgagatttggcttgattaaatgggtaaaatgctaagtgttttaaagatgatgtaatggttatttcggtttatgtgaagtaaatatagatgatggttataagctgttttatgatttgataatggtgattaaatcttgtagttaagtgtttagatatatatatatatattaataatgaatttagttgtacttgctatgtgagaaatgtgcaatgctataggtatttgattattagatatggttattttaagttgatttgtaatggtatgattgcattgatgaattggtttggaaatggtgggaagaattggctattatgcttgatactaatgccgaatatgagaatgttgtacttgaaaatgtaggtgaacatgacaagtgtattcgcttagggcataaaggatatgaaaatttggtatttatttttattgtgtgtgtatgaccatggataattggctgcacaaatattatgaatacataatgtatgttaaatttattaagctacaaaacattatacatgatcggccaatgtaaattatttgagtaaagtatatcttgatggtacatttcgctagtataaaatgtatatggatgtcgatgactatgtttaatttgggaagtaaattgtttgatttagctcaagagcctagaggatcaaagttggataaggaaaggaaaaagtgaccgAATAGCCGTCAGAATCgctcggcaacttccgaggtaagttttaagtgattaaacgttgagtaaattcaatcataataggacataatgagttgatttaataagatatgatgtggccatgatatgtcttaaactcaaatggtaagttcataagtgtttggacttggaaatttaagagcaaattgtaataacttgcttaggatagcagcagtaacgtgattttagaaaatcactataaattgttggtgtggaattataggctgaataaaatatgtaatcaaagcttaattagtctagtttcttataaaagagaccgtgtaagcaaagaaatttcctataaagatatatttaaagttgtgtgagacagtgtcagaatgactccgaaatcccctgttctgtttttagaaaatcattataatttgtgcaaaaatggttataagataaaatgtatatgcttagactccttaatgagtctagtttcaaatgaaatcaaatagaacatattttgaattctgtacaatgagaaatttgattcgtagtgaagagtggtcagattagtcaaacagtgaaacaggggaaactttaagaaaaatctggtattgattggccaaacctaaaattctgaaaattttatggatggaagatatatgagtctatattcaggtaaaattaacggcaattgattttgagttttttagctccagttataaataatttagtgactattgctcaggaaaacagcttgtagtgaatatgtgaatttgttgtaaacattgatgaaactatttgagttgcttataagctattgctgaaattgatgtacaagataaatatatatgtgtatggtaaagccgaatggttaatgtgaaatatgtatgagatatgtatatgtggtaaagccgaatggctagtgtgaaatatctatgagatatgtatacgtggtaaagccgaatggctagtgtgaaatatgtatgagatatgtatacgtggtaaagccgaatggctagtgtgaaatatgtatgagatatgtatatgtggtaaagccattCACacgtatgagatatgtatatgtggtaaagccgaatggctaatgcgaaatatgtatgagatatgtatatgtggtaaagccgaatggctagtgattcggctagtgtgaaatatgtaggagatgtgtgtatattgtggccgaatgaccaaatgtgaaaggtgtgtattattagatatttgatgaggcaaatgaattacaaatatggcagtcgatgtgaatgttgtaacatgtgaataaatgtacatgaaacttggaaatatattccgggtaagacccgatgactacgtgcggagattatgtccgggtaagacccgatgactacgtgtggagattttgtccgggtaagacccgataactacgtgtgggactattcgagctaaaggtttcgctgaagattcgagtaaagcataagattatacgacttcacagtaacgatttgtaataaatacgttcaatgcgttaagtcgtcgtatgtattttgagattatatttaagcttgatttggactaaatcacaaggtcgttatgtgatgcatatgtgagtaaagcaataagactgttctatgattattgtgcgtttggtcaatgtggaaagttaggtgaaaatatgtaatgtacctatgtttataagagatcactatcaagtgagaatttatctgcttattatatatgatgagatgggcatattcggtaaagggatggtatgcccgaaggaagagtgaaataaaaatacgaacaactatgttataatttgattgttatctgttgacactgcttaaaacttactaagcattgtaatacttactccgtttactttgtttcctctgttttatagatctcatttggaagctacaggcttggggatcgtcagcaactagtcacactatcactatccactgcttgttgctgttatgttttgaattattttatggcatgtaaagaatagaccagtggccgaagaatattttggttaatgtatataagccatgcgaaaatggcatcttttgaatgtgtacttatagcagttaaattgtatccctgactgtctttagtatttacctaaaggaacgttctttataaaaaaaataataataataaaaaataaaaaaaatattcaaaatttttactgttcggatatgagtttcaagtccggtaatgcccctttacctattccggcgacggatacgggatagaggtgttacaagaccatagttgaaagacactatggcatcatgtcaaagataaataagaccgtggatgggagacgctatgacatctgttgaacaattgatattcgtgtaatatgtatcgatgacgaatggttatatgaaataattataaagatagataaacgaaataagtataagtacatggaatataatttatgttaagtttgatataaactattacctaataaatatacataaaatatatggaaatgatagagcatgaaatattgatataatgaaatgaatgatatatgcttatgaagaaacggtaagagcatgatatgtttcatgacatgtacatatatgattatctttgatatgttgatacaaggaaattatgtaagttgagactattattaaactcaagtgcgatatgtcgagaaaatagatatatcaatgttgaatttatatgagatatgtgcaagtatactaacaatgctgctgtttgatgcttatataAGTGtcaaaactgttgattgaatggtaatatatttatttatatgatgcattgaatcggtaagtatttaaatttttttttagtgatctgttaatggtagtaatgctctgaaaccctgttctggcagcggatacgggttaggggtgttacaactctagtgatttgaattaataaatttcacctcatCTATGCATGTATTATTAAGCCAAAAATGACACCATCTACATAAATATAAGCTATTATGATCAATCGTCTCTCTTTCTTGATGAGTAATGCTTTGTCATATTACCTCTTATATAAACTTGTTTAAGTAAGAACTTAAAAAGCCTTTCATACAATATCATTGGGGTTTTCTTTAATCCATACAATTCCTTAATGAGTTTGTAAACATGATTGGGATGCTTGGAGCCTTCCAATCCTTTAGGCTACTCCACAAAAACTTCTACACTGATGAAACCATTTAAGAACACAGTCCTTACATCTATTTGGAACTATTTGATATCTAGGAAAGTTGCAACAACCAACAATAGTCTGATGGCCTCCAAACGAGTTATAAGTGTAAAAGTCTCCTCAAAGCCAACTTCCTCCACGTGTATGTAACCTTGAGCCATAAGTCTATTTTTGTTTCTAGTGATGTTCCTATGCTCATCATTCTTGTTCTTAAATATCCATTTTGTCACAATTACATTTCATCATTCAGGTTTAGGGACTAATTGTCATACATCATTCCTTTGAAATTGATTCATCTTCTCTTGCATAACCTGAATCCAATGCTTATCTTTGAGAGCTTCTTCAAACTTCTTGGGCTCCATGGAAGAAGTGCAACACACCACCAGTTTGGGCTAGGCTTGTCCCTAATCTTGATTTTACCATCAATTTCACCAATTACACTATCCAAAGGATTGTTTTTGCCTACCCTTGGGGATGGTTGTGGTTAGGAAAAAACATATTCAAGTTTGTTAGTACTAACAATTTGCCTAGTTGCAACTTCTTCTACAACTGGCTCCATAGTTTTTTTATTTGCATACTCACTAGATAAGGGACTTCTTGGTACAACTTTGATAACTACATTGGTGCACTTGTTGTTCACTTTATGGGTCTTATTATTTGTAAAGTACCCAAGGAAAATACCCTCATCGTTGTCTGCACTAAACTTCTATTGGTATGTTTTATCTCTAAGTATATAACATACACTCCTAAACAGATAAAAGCATCTTACAGACAGTTTCCCTTCCTCTCTACAATTCATAAGGTGTCATCCCATTTAAGTCccaaatagataaaaaaaaaaaaagagttgaaCTTGACCATCAACCTTTTCAATTCAACTCTTTTTAAAAGGAtttgaatttttcatttttttaacagaaatattggctaaaacgttaaaattttaaaatggcaaCCCCCATAACAATCCACGTGTACTTCatgttaatttttgaattttataaaccttatatatatatatatatatatattaattttagatattttttaatttttaaattatttgttgacatGGTATATAAGACAAATAGTGTTGTATCTTCATAAAGTATAAGTGGACTATCATATGGGTTGTCACACtaacattattaaaaaattaatgttttgttTAATATTTCTGCTGAAAAAAAACGATTTGAGTCTTTTGAAAGGTTAATAAttaactttaattttaaaaaataaaaataaaattaacaaaaattgcAAACATTAAGTACTAAATTTGTCATTATGGGTTAATTTTATAGATAGTTTGTGATTATGCCAATTGTGAGGATtgttatttcttttgttttagtaCATTATTGGAGGGAAATTACATTAGTAGGTTTGAATTTTTGTGATTGAGGAATCAAACAAAGGAAGTCTAGAGACCAAGTCAATTTGACCCCTATTTTGTTATGGTATTCACATTATGGCTGCTATTAAGccattattatttataatttcctTAATCCTCTCTTACTTTTGCAACCAAGAAAGAAAATGCGGAAGAGACCCGacttaaaaaagtaaaaaagggAAAAACGAAGAAATTACTGGCTAGTTTCCTTTGCATTACTAGGAGCTTCTAAACTATCACTTTGGTTTAAAACTGATTTCCGTCTTAATTttattcataaaaaataaaacaattttaaaataaattttatttaaaaaataatcatCTGAATCGGGATACTTCCCATCTCAACCTCTTAAACTAAGTATGGTGAGAGTCAATGTCATGTGCATGGGCATGTGCATGTACATGGGCATGGGTATGGACATGGGCATGGGCATGGGCCAACTTATTTTTTGCCCAATCGAGCTGAATTTTTCTAGTTTTATTTTCACTGTTATTTTGTGCTATTGTTTtgctattattttttattatattattactatattattattatttaaatattaaataatttttattttattattaattttaatattattttagagatatttatttgttaaattataaCTATCTTAgtcttatttaaatataaaaactttttaatatatttttaattttaaattataactattttagtgttatgtaaatataaataaaatttttaatatatttttaatttattaaaatatttattttaatatttttattatatttaatatattatatttttaaatttattttatataaaaaattttaatacgaaTCAAGCTAAATTCTAATATaacaatttttatttaagttaaatataaataaaattttaaacttatttttcaaatcaaacctcaacctaaaattttaaatagccTGACCCAAGCTTGATATGTGGAACGTGATATCATCTATATCCCTATTTCCTATCCCCTACCTGTCGTGTTTAAAAGTCAATAATGCACTTTATTGACTTTATTTTTTCTCTGGAATTGCTTGGAAACAAAACTGGTAAGAATAATATGATCGGGATTTGACTTGAATTGATATAAAAATTATATGATTAGATATTGATGGGTTTATGGTAAAATTCTGAGGATCTAAGGGGGCTTTTATTATCATTCTAATTTCCTTCTTGCTTTTGGTATGTTTGGTTCCTGAGAAATTTGTTTCTGGGGATTTCTTATTTCTTCCAAAATATTGTTTGAAAACATCGGTCGTCTCTATCAATATGACCGcctcattttaaaaaaatatatatatatatatatatgaatatatcacATGTCAGATTAAAAAATGATAGCGTAtttgattataaaattttaatattttgactGTTAGATTAAAACTGGAGCGTTGGACCATATTACCCCACAAATTAATTGCGCAATAAAAGAAACAATATTCAGGGATTAGACAATTCCACACGAATTAAACAGTCTTTTTTTTTAATCATCAAGCCATGTGAGATTACTTATCTAAGCTTATAAATATTACCCAGAATGAAGCTTCAAACACCCGCCTTTTCACATCAAAACAAACTCTACACCAGGTTTCTGATACAATCTCAGCCGCTTGGTTCATTAAGAGAGAGAAGAAGAACATGGATGTTGGTTACCATTCGTATGAGACTGAGTCAACCCACACTGCAGGGAAAGTCATCACTTGCAAAGGTAAACAAAAGGCGCCTCtggttttctctctattttcctATGATCAACAATCCGGGATTTAGATTGAATGTGATGTTCCCTTGTTGCAGCTGCTGTAGCATGGGGTCCTGGACAGCCTCTCGTCATTGAAGATGTTCAAGTGGCGCCCCCTCAAAAGATGGAGGTGAGGGTCAAGGTTCTCTTCACTTCAATCTGTCACACAGATCTCAGTTCTTGGAAAGGCGAGGTAATTAGACCCATCAATCGTTTGTTTTTAACTCTTTAGTCTCAACCTCTGACCCTTGTGGCTTTTGTTTTAAAGAATGAAGCACAGAGAGCATATCCTCGAATTCTAGGCCATGAAGCTGCAGGGTATGTGACCAGGAACTAATCATATTTGCTTTCCCCCAAAGAAAACTATGAAAGCGTATTACTGATGAATGAAGGATGTTTGTTCCAGGATCGTTGAGAGCGTTGGGGAAGGTGTTGAAGACATGAAAATAGGTGACCATGTCATCCCTTTCTTCCAAGGGGAGTGTGGCACCTGCATCTGTTGCAGAAGCCGAAAAACTAATCTCTGCCAAAAGTTTGGAGTGAATCCATTGAAGAGCGTAATGGTAAATGATGGGAAGACGAGGTTTTCCACCATGGATGGGAACCCCATCTTTCATTTCCTCAACACCTCCACTTTCAGCCAGTACACCGTTCTTGATTCTGCCTGTCTAGTCAAGATTGACACCAAGGCCCCCCTCGAGAAAATGAGCCTCTTAAGTTGCGGTGTCTCAActggtataaactaatcaccaaaaaaaaaaacaaaaatcccTCTCTGTTGGCCTATATTCAGCTCGTAGTAATGTCTCTGGCTGACTGTCAATTTGTCAGGCGTGGGAGCAGCTTGGAATGTAGCCAACGTGCAGCCTGGCTCAAGCGTGGCAATCTTTGGGTTGGGTGCCGTGGGACTCGCTGTAAGTCGCTTTGTTGATCcaataaaattcatattttagTATGAATACAGTGTTGGCCGTTATGAGAAGTGAAAAGATTCAAACCATGCAATCTAGCGTGAACCGGATAAGccggaaataaataaataatacataaaatttatATGTGGACAGCTCTGATTTCCTTGCCATTTTTGCTTTTTCATGAATCTAACATAAAatagaaatgcatatttttcAAGTAAATCACATAATAAGTAGCGTGAATCATCCCATGTGCTAAAGATGTAAAATAGTGAAGTAATGGCAAATTGGAATGGAGCAGGTAGCTGAAGGAGCACGAGTAAGAGGTGCATCGAAAATAATAGGCGTTGATATCAACCCTAGCAAATTTTTCAAAGGTATTTATTCCCCACCCCATCTTTTCTAGCGATGGCAAGATTTAGTGTTTTATGAGTAAATTAATATTGGAAGGTTATATAATGTTGTGGGTGGCGGTGGAGCAGGCAAAGCCGTGGGAATTACAGAATTCATAAACCCAAAGGATCTAGACGTGCCAGTGCATGAGGTTAGTATTTAGTAATCATCATTTATGCAACTGTGGAATATAATAGACTTAAAAAAGCAAATGGGTGAGCGCAGAAAATCGGAGCTATTACAGAGGGAGGTGTAGACTACAGCTTCGAATGTGTAGGAAACCTTGAAGTTCTTCGAGAGGCATTTTTGTCCACCCATACCGTAACTCCCTCCTCTTATCACCCTGCCTCTGATTTCCCAGTTTCATCTATTGTTGTCCCCCTTTATTCATCAAAGTGTGGCATGCATATACAGGGATGGGGACTGACTGTACTACTGGGGATTCACCCAAGCCCAATGTTGCTGCCTCTCCATCCAATGGAGTTATTTAACGGACGCCAAATCGTAGGATCCATCTTTGGAGGCTTCAAAGGCAAAACCCAACTGCCAAAGTTGGCCGAACAGTGCATGTGTGGGGTAAGTAGAAGTTAAATCATCAATTCAAGACCTGCTTCTTTATTACAATCAAACTGAGTTTTTGGAATATGATTCCAGACCCTGAACTTGGACGAGTTTATCACACATGAGCTTCCCTTCCACAACATAAATGAAGCTTTTCAACTGCTAATCGAGGGGAAATCGCTTAGATGCCTTCTGCACCTCTGAGCTTTTAcgcaataaaattatataaataaaatcatataagtGCCGGTTGATTCACAATCACTGGCTTGTTTgtagtaaaaaaatttaaaatttacggTGCTTCCGTTCAGCTTGAGTCCCCCACAAATTCCCTGCTTGTTAGATGATGTAAAACTTCTATCGATCAATTTGATATCcctatattatttttctttggaAGTTCGGAGCCTCCATGAATGTACAACCTGGAATTCTCAATGACTTCGATTGATATTGGCGTAAAGCAGAGCAGATCATATAGTTCATGCACCCAAGAAAAAATCCAACTAGCATGAATTTTTAACTAATGCCACCAAATAGatcaaatgaaataacacaaATTTAAGACTAAATAGGAGAGGAGGAAAAAGAGTTGATAGAGTGGGCATCTCATCTCCAGTGGCATCAAGCCGAAGCTTGGCACAGCACCAGTGACACAAAAGTACTAGAGAACCACTCCATCAATTACATAGCCCAGAATGTGCAAAAAGAAGTTCAATTTGGGACAAGCCCCGTCCACATTAGTGAGTAATAATGCATAATATCTTTCAAAGCCTCGAAGTTCCATCCAACTCTATGTACTGCAAGTTGCAAGAATAAACAAAAGACAACAACACCTAGGGTAAACAACCAAGCGCTGCAGAGgacaatatatataatataaatggaCAAGCCATCAACATGGGAAACATCTTTACATGGGTGTGTGTAtgcattttaaatatatataaaccagTACTAAAATCAGTTGGAGTGCCATGATGATTCAGTGCATGGGAAGGCGAGGGGTGCGAGGCCGAACTGGGGTCTTTGATGGGCTTACCCTGATCATACACAACATCAATAATATACTCAGAACACAATGGGAATAAATGCGTAATCAATCTTTGCAGATAAATTATAGCAAAATAAAATCACTTGTAGAACTAATGCAAAAAACAGGAATCTAACCTTATTGGCAATGACCCCAGAACCACACCACTACAGTTGAGAGCAGCAATTGCACTTTCAGCCTGCAAGTGAATAATAGAATATTACAGATTCATTCATTCATGAACAGTCAAGCAACCCATTCTCAAGATGGTCCAAAAGCAGCTACATATCACTTTATTTGAAAACTAGGACATCGTCTCTGATAAGCCAACATCGGTTTACTAACCAAAGAGGGCAGACAATCGAgaaataattcacaaaatcacttGCCATCCCAATCCAAACCACTTCAAATAATTCCTTTTCCAGTAACAAACACATcatattttgataataagtaTTCCTTTGCTTCTAATGCAAGGCAAAGCTACAGTAATTAGCAAGTTGCTACTATACAAATGAAACATTTTGTAATTTAACAAGCAAAAATGCAATGCTATGGAAATGCAAATACCTAGAATACTCTAGAATATAACTAAATACTAGTATTTGAGGTACCCTCTGGATTTCAATCAGCACAAACTAaaccaaagttctaaatatgacCAA
Above is a genomic segment from Gossypium arboreum isolate Shixiya-1 chromosome 8, ASM2569848v2, whole genome shotgun sequence containing:
- the LOC108476046 gene encoding alcohol dehydrogenase-like 4, with amino-acid sequence MDVGYHSYETESTHTAGKVITCKAAVAWGPGQPLVIEDVQVAPPQKMEVRVKVLFTSICHTDLSSWKGENEAQRAYPRILGHEAAGIVESVGEGVEDMKIGDHVIPFFQGECGTCICCRSRKTNLCQKFGVNPLKSVMVNDGKTRFSTMDGNPIFHFLNTSTFSQYTVLDSACLVKIDTKAPLEKMSLLSCGVSTGVGAAWNVANVQPGSSVAIFGLGAVGLAVAEGARVRGASKIIGVDINPSKFFKGKAVGITEFINPKDLDVPVHEKIGAITEGGVDYSFECVGNLEVLREAFLSTHTGWGLTVLLGIHPSPMLLPLHPMELFNGRQIVGSIFGGFKGKTQLPKLAEQCMCGTLNLDEFITHELPFHNINEAFQLLIEGKSLRCLLHL